In the genome of Panthera uncia isolate 11264 chromosome B3 unlocalized genomic scaffold, Puncia_PCG_1.0 HiC_scaffold_1, whole genome shotgun sequence, one region contains:
- the TCL1A gene encoding T-cell leukemia/lymphoma protein 1A: protein MGELPFFRAHTALHPDHLWIWERSVYVDENQRTWLPIIIEMESSLQVLMRQEDVLLGEAVCPGLLAPGLLPSMWQRYPGRRYRGSDSSFWRVVYHIEFSGTEEMLLEQLPDPEYE from the exons ATGGGCGAGCTCCCGTTCTTCAGGGCGCACACGGCCTTGCACCCGGACCACCTGTGGATCTGGGAAAGGTCCGTGTACGTGGACGAGAACCAGCGTACCTGGCTGCCCATAATCATCGAG ATGGAGAGTAGCCTCCAAGTACTCATGCGGCAGGAAGATGTGCTCCTGGGGGAGGCTGTGTGCCCCGGCCTGTTAGCCCCCGGCCTGCTGCCCTCCATGTGGCAGCGCTACCCTGGAAGACGATACCGAGGCTCAGACTCCAGTTTCTGGCGCGTCGTGTACCACATCGAG TTCAGTGGCACGGAGGAGATGCTCCTTGAGCAGCTGCCGGACCCGGAGTATGAGTGA